The following proteins are encoded in a genomic region of Deltaproteobacteria bacterium:
- a CDS encoding SEC-C metal-binding domain-containing protein — protein MDKKTVFDEKFYRATCVDLCWGKCCNPWWGVIFYTLRKDGGAAGLSSFKKTVMESIIERAERISSAYVTREESGSRRLFGRPERYNVAVKDVRVGSTYGELIIDLVAMYAFRCSFFDDTKQCSIHPTKLGADIRPPHCAELGTPEAKSGEKGFCRVIHAAAIEGEHAVIAAVNLEKKVSKMRYDEGSLSAEDAAVSVIDEIKRISDEKSLLPKAVKKQDTPGRNDPCPCGSGKKYKKCHAS, from the coding sequence ATGGACAAAAAAACAGTTTTTGACGAGAAATTCTATAGAGCCACCTGCGTTGACCTTTGCTGGGGCAAGTGCTGCAATCCCTGGTGGGGCGTGATATTTTATACGCTAAGAAAGGACGGCGGGGCAGCCGGGCTCTCGAGCTTCAAGAAGACCGTCATGGAGAGCATCATCGAGCGGGCAGAGCGCATAAGCTCTGCATACGTCACACGCGAGGAATCGGGCTCAAGGAGACTCTTTGGCCGCCCGGAGCGCTATAACGTCGCTGTAAAGGATGTCCGCGTGGGCTCGACCTACGGCGAGCTCATAATAGACCTCGTTGCCATGTACGCCTTCAGGTGCTCCTTCTTTGATGATACGAAGCAGTGCTCGATTCATCCGACGAAGCTTGGTGCAGATATCAGGCCCCCGCACTGCGCAGAGCTTGGCACTCCGGAGGCAAAGTCCGGGGAAAAAGGGTTTTGCCGCGTCATACACGCCGCTGCAATAGAGGGCGAGCATGCTGTCATAGCGGCAGTAAACCTCGAGAAAAAGGTAAGCAAGATGCGCTACGACGAGGGAAGCCTCTCTGCCGAGGATGCGGCAGTGAGCGTAATCGACGAGATAAAGCGCATAAGTGACGAGAAGTCTCTTTTACCAAAGGCCGTGAAAAAGCAGGATACTCCCGGGCGTAACGACCCGTGCCCGTGCGGCAGCGGCAAGAAGTACAAGAAATGCCATGCGTCCTGA
- a CDS encoding YihY/virulence factor BrkB family protein — protein MPNIKDGIKRASDFVKEDIWRIRLEDTSGKKSFFIRQLRVVILALSGFFEDKCVLRASALTYYTLLAVVPVMAVAFGIAKGFGLEHALETEILNRFANHEPTVTRIVIFAHNLLNDTKGSTIAGVGIILLLWSVVKTLGQVELSLNEIWETTKHRSLHRKLTNYLSIMLIAPILIIMSGSSTVVIKAWIAKLGTAATAAGGAVAAEPIMFLVLKLIPYVITWMVFSFIYIVVPNTTVRIRSAVIAALVASIAYQALQWAYITFQVMAVKYNAIYGSFAALPLFLMWLHMSWLIVLFGAELSFAEQNADTYEFEPDTEKTSSRFRRIAALVIVNRVTENFIKAMKPLSAHEIAKETGLPIRFTKLVLTELTEAGVLIGYTPDEDDDECYMPARDINSITIGSIADALDRRGVNKLHIKTSPELREIEAALEAFHGTIEKSPSNKLIKDI, from the coding sequence ATGCCAAACATAAAAGACGGAATAAAAAGGGCCAGCGACTTCGTAAAAGAAGACATCTGGCGCATCAGGCTCGAAGATACATCGGGCAAGAAGTCGTTCTTTATCCGCCAGCTTCGCGTCGTAATACTGGCGCTTAGCGGGTTCTTCGAGGATAAGTGCGTGCTTCGCGCCTCTGCCCTCACCTACTATACGCTCCTTGCTGTTGTGCCGGTAATGGCAGTCGCCTTCGGAATAGCCAAGGGTTTTGGCCTCGAGCACGCGCTTGAGACAGAGATACTAAACCGCTTTGCCAATCACGAGCCAACGGTAACGAGGATCGTCATCTTCGCGCACAACCTCCTTAACGACACCAAAGGCTCGACAATAGCAGGGGTAGGCATAATACTGCTTCTATGGTCGGTTGTAAAAACGCTTGGGCAGGTGGAACTCTCGCTAAACGAGATATGGGAAACCACAAAACACAGGAGCCTGCACAGAAAGCTCACGAACTACCTCTCGATAATGCTCATAGCGCCGATATTGATAATAATGTCTGGAAGCTCGACGGTGGTCATAAAGGCATGGATAGCCAAGTTGGGCACGGCAGCAACGGCTGCCGGTGGCGCGGTAGCTGCAGAGCCCATCATGTTTCTCGTCCTAAAGCTCATCCCGTACGTCATAACCTGGATGGTATTTTCCTTCATATACATCGTCGTGCCGAACACGACCGTGCGCATCAGATCCGCTGTTATAGCCGCGCTCGTTGCAAGCATCGCCTACCAAGCGCTGCAGTGGGCCTACATAACATTCCAGGTCATGGCGGTAAAGTATAACGCCATCTACGGAAGCTTCGCCGCTCTGCCGCTCTTTCTCATGTGGCTGCACATGAGCTGGCTCATAGTGCTCTTTGGCGCAGAGCTCTCCTTTGCCGAGCAAAACGCGGACACATACGAGTTCGAGCCCGATACCGAAAAAACAAGCTCGCGCTTTAGACGCATCGCCGCGCTCGTCATAGTAAACCGCGTGACAGAGAACTTTATCAAGGCCATGAAACCGCTCTCTGCGCACGAAATAGCCAAAGAAACCGGGCTTCCCATCCGCTTTACTAAGCTCGTTCTAACCGAACTTACCGAAGCTGGCGTGCTTATCGGATATACTCCGGACGAAGATGATGACGAATGCTACATGCCTGCGCGCGACATCAATTCCATTACAATAGGCTCCATAGCCGACGCCCTCGACAGGCGCGGCGTAAATAAACTCCACATAAAGACCTCGCCCGAGCTAAGGGAAATCGAGGCCGCGCTGGAGGCCTTCCACGGCACAATCGAAAAATCGCCTTCCAACAAGCTCATCAAGGATATATAA
- the prfB gene encoding peptide chain release factor 2 (programmed frameshift) yields MFDDVAERLNALKVKYEELRGYLDRPKVEKELAEIETLTHAQGFWNDTAKARGVMQRKSFLESELKSFDKISEAVEEAEVMLALAEEEHDKNAAAEADANIAWAVKAVRSEEVRRMLGGEHDARNAIVEIHPGAGGTEAQDWADILFRMYMRWAEQRGFKAEVLDFQAGEEAGLKSATFTLSGEYAYGYMKAESGVHRLVRISPFDSAKRRHTSFVSVFVFPEIEDDIEVDINEADLRVDTYRASGAGGQHVNKTDSAVRITHIPTGIVVQCQNERSQHKNRAVAMKILKARIYEQRRKEEEEKLSGILKDKRKIEWGSQIRSYVMQPYRLVKDHRTGVESGNVDAVLDGDIDKFVEAYLSGVVKSGSDKDMEE; encoded by the exons ATGTTCGATGATGTAGCGGAGCGGTTAAACGCTCTTAAGGTAAAGTACGAAGAGCTTAGAGGTTATCTT GACCGCCCAAAGGTCGAAAAAGAGCTTGCAGAGATAGAAACGCTCACACACGCCCAGGGCTTTTGGAACGACACTGCAAAGGCCAGAGGCGTGATGCAGAGAAAGTCATTTCTCGAGTCCGAACTGAAATCATTCGATAAGATATCGGAGGCCGTGGAAGAGGCGGAGGTCATGCTCGCCCTTGCAGAGGAGGAGCATGATAAAAACGCCGCAGCCGAGGCCGATGCCAATATCGCTTGGGCAGTGAAGGCCGTAAGAAGCGAGGAAGTAAGGCGAATGCTCGGAGGTGAGCATGACGCCAGAAACGCAATCGTCGAGATACATCCCGGGGCAGGCGGCACCGAGGCCCAGGACTGGGCCGACATACTCTTTAGGATGTATATGAGGTGGGCGGAGCAAAGAGGATTCAAGGCCGAGGTGCTCGACTTCCAGGCCGGCGAGGAGGCAGGGCTAAAGAGCGCCACCTTTACGCTCTCCGGCGAGTACGCCTACGGTTATATGAAGGCCGAGAGCGGAGTGCACAGGCTTGTCCGTATTTCCCCGTTCGATTCCGCAAAACGCAGACACACGTCTTTTGTCTCTGTATTCGTTTTCCCGGAGATAGAGGATGATATAGAAGTAGATATAAACGAAGCGGACCTTAGGGTGGACACCTACCGCGCAAGCGGCGCCGGAGGCCAGCACGTCAATAAGACAGACTCCGCCGTAAGGATAACCCACATCCCCACCGGTATAGTCGTGCAGTGCCAGAACGAAAGAAGCCAGCACAAGAACCGGGCAGTTGCCATGAAGATACTGAAGGCCCGCATCTACGAGCAGAGAAGGAAGGAAGAGGAGGAGAAGCTCTCCGGGATACTGAAGGACAAGAGAAAGATAGAGTGGGGCAGCCAGATACGCTCCTACGTGATGCAGCCCTACCGTCTTGTAAAGGATCATCGCACGGGGGTCGAGAGCGGCAACGTGGACGCGGTGCTTGACGGCGATATAGACAAGTTTGTAGAAGCCTATCTTTCGGGCGTTGTTAAGTCAGGCAGCGACAAAGACATGGAAGAGTAG